The Juglans regia cultivar Chandler chromosome 2, Walnut 2.0, whole genome shotgun sequence genome includes a window with the following:
- the LOC109001065 gene encoding uncharacterized protein LOC109001065 isoform X5: MIQSVNMLSLSMARGIMSFPAVLTALFVLLLFHQTCSVKDIHLTEAGNGTCSPSSCGSIQNISYPFRLMEDPPNCGDQRYKLSCENNIAVLYLYGGKYYVREINYSDYTIRVVDSGIQRANFSSIPRYFLTDYNFSYVDPYSYPEGTYYFNKVDSIYYARTISIAFLSCEKQVINSEYSDLNIPTNCSEKGVYSSKYSSSSSQMHRYVAYDLTPLPEEVEESCRLDIISLISLEADGYTEAAHRYKKAAPSCEEIHNELLYGFMLYWFQVYCKCDAGPTDCYLDEYASKIQCWNRTTDQGFFERLEEVYNDVTYGLGKASEAITRGKLPEALYAAVHYHDMWTRPGCM; this comes from the exons ATGATTCAGTCAGTCaatatgctctctctctcaatggcAAGAGGAATCATGAGCTTCCCTGCAGTACTCACAGCCCTTTTCGTTCTTTTGCTATTTCATCAAACTTGCAGTGTTAAGGATATTCATCTTACCGAGGCAGGAAACGGTACTTGTTCTCCTTCTTCCTGTGGCAGTATCCAAAACATAAGCTATCCATTTCGATTAATGGAGGATCCACCAAACTGCGGCGACCAAAGGTATAAGCTGTCTTGTGAGAACAACATTGCTGTCTTATACTTATATGGTGGAAAGTACTATGTTCGGGAAATCAATTACAGTGACTACACAATCCGAGTAGTAGACTCGGGTATTCAGAGGGCTAATTTctcctctatccctcgttattttctAACCGATTATAATTTTAGTTATGTGGATCCATATTCTTACCCAGAAGGAACCTATTATTTTAATAAGGTGGATTCAATTTATTACGCACGAACGATTAGTATAGCTTTCTTGAGCTGTGAAAAGCAAGTGATTAATTCAGAGTACAGTGATTTGAACATTCCAACTAATTGCTCTGAGAAGGGAGTATATTCTTCCAAGTACTCTTCATCATCTTCCCAGATGCATAGATATGTTGCATATGATCTCACTCCATTACCAGAGGAGGTGGAGGAATCTTGCCGACTAGATATAATATCCCTAATATCGTTGGAAGCCGATGGATATACAGAAGCAGCCCATCGATATAAAAAAGCAGCTCCTTCCTGCGAAGAGATCCACAACGAATTGTTATATGGTTTTATGCTTTATTGGTTCCAAGTTTATTGTAAATGCGACGCCGGACCAACCGATTGCTACCTCGATGAGTACGCGAGTAAAATTCAATGCTGGAACAGGACTACAGATCAAG GATTCTTCGAAAGACTTGAGGAGGTATACAATG ATGTTACTTACGGACTCGGGAAAGCATCGGAAGCCATAA CACGAGGAAAGTTACCTGAAGCCCTATATGCAGCAGTACATTACCACGATATGTGGACAAGGCCAG GGTGTATGTGA
- the LOC109001065 gene encoding uncharacterized protein LOC109001065 isoform X1, giving the protein MIQSVNMLSLSMARGIMSFPAVLTALFVLLLFHQTCSVKDIHLTEAGNGTCSPSSCGSIQNISYPFRLMEDPPNCGDQRYKLSCENNIAVLYLYGGKYYVREINYSDYTIRVVDSGIQRANFSSIPRYFLTDYNFSYVDPYSYPEGTYYFNKVDSIYYARTISIAFLSCEKQVINSEYSDLNIPTNCSEKGVYSSKYSSSSSQMHRYVAYDLTPLPEEVEESCRLDIISLISLEADGYTEAAHRYKKAAPSCEEIHNELLYGFMLYWFQVYCKCDAGPTDCYLDEYASKIQCWNRTTDQGFFERLEEVYNDVTYGLGKASEAITRGKLPEALYAAVHYHDMWTRPGEFNFQKSCLQYQSAELHNDILETLISKHALINYFVTYFKHSFSSLDQVENVESLNIIVG; this is encoded by the exons ATGATTCAGTCAGTCaatatgctctctctctcaatggcAAGAGGAATCATGAGCTTCCCTGCAGTACTCACAGCCCTTTTCGTTCTTTTGCTATTTCATCAAACTTGCAGTGTTAAGGATATTCATCTTACCGAGGCAGGAAACGGTACTTGTTCTCCTTCTTCCTGTGGCAGTATCCAAAACATAAGCTATCCATTTCGATTAATGGAGGATCCACCAAACTGCGGCGACCAAAGGTATAAGCTGTCTTGTGAGAACAACATTGCTGTCTTATACTTATATGGTGGAAAGTACTATGTTCGGGAAATCAATTACAGTGACTACACAATCCGAGTAGTAGACTCGGGTATTCAGAGGGCTAATTTctcctctatccctcgttattttctAACCGATTATAATTTTAGTTATGTGGATCCATATTCTTACCCAGAAGGAACCTATTATTTTAATAAGGTGGATTCAATTTATTACGCACGAACGATTAGTATAGCTTTCTTGAGCTGTGAAAAGCAAGTGATTAATTCAGAGTACAGTGATTTGAACATTCCAACTAATTGCTCTGAGAAGGGAGTATATTCTTCCAAGTACTCTTCATCATCTTCCCAGATGCATAGATATGTTGCATATGATCTCACTCCATTACCAGAGGAGGTGGAGGAATCTTGCCGACTAGATATAATATCCCTAATATCGTTGGAAGCCGATGGATATACAGAAGCAGCCCATCGATATAAAAAAGCAGCTCCTTCCTGCGAAGAGATCCACAACGAATTGTTATATGGTTTTATGCTTTATTGGTTCCAAGTTTATTGTAAATGCGACGCCGGACCAACCGATTGCTACCTCGATGAGTACGCGAGTAAAATTCAATGCTGGAACAGGACTACAGATCAAG GATTCTTCGAAAGACTTGAGGAGGTATACAATG ATGTTACTTACGGACTCGGGAAAGCATCGGAAGCCATAA CACGAGGAAAGTTACCTGAAGCCCTATATGCAGCAGTACATTACCACGATATGTGGACAAGGCCAGGTGAGTTCAACTTTCAGAAAAGTTGTTTGCAATATCAAAGTGCAGAATTGCACAATGACATACTTGAAACACTCATTTCCAAGCATGCACTCATCAATTATTTTGTAACCTACTTCAAACACTCATTTTCAAGCCTTGATCAAGTCGAAAATGTTGAAAGTCTCAATATTATTGTAGGCTAA
- the LOC109001065 gene encoding uncharacterized protein LOC109001065 isoform X4 — protein MIQSVNMLSLSMARGIMSFPAVLTALFVLLLFHQTCSVKDIHLTEAGNGTCSPSSCGSIQNISYPFRLMEDPPNCGDQRYKLSCENNIAVLYLYGGKYYVREINYSDYTIRVVDSGIQRANFSSIPRYFLTDYNFSYVDPYSYPEGTYYFNKVDSIYYARTISIAFLSCEKQVINSEYSDLNIPTNCSEKGVYSSKYSSSSSQMHRYVAYDLTPLPEEVEESCRLDIISLISLEADGYTEAAHRYKKAAPSCEEIHNELLYGFMLYWFQVYCKCDAGPTDCYLDEYASKIQCWNRTTDQGFFERLEEVYNDVTYGLGKASEAITRGKLPEALYAAVHYHDMWTRPGGTAYQ, from the exons ATGATTCAGTCAGTCaatatgctctctctctcaatggcAAGAGGAATCATGAGCTTCCCTGCAGTACTCACAGCCCTTTTCGTTCTTTTGCTATTTCATCAAACTTGCAGTGTTAAGGATATTCATCTTACCGAGGCAGGAAACGGTACTTGTTCTCCTTCTTCCTGTGGCAGTATCCAAAACATAAGCTATCCATTTCGATTAATGGAGGATCCACCAAACTGCGGCGACCAAAGGTATAAGCTGTCTTGTGAGAACAACATTGCTGTCTTATACTTATATGGTGGAAAGTACTATGTTCGGGAAATCAATTACAGTGACTACACAATCCGAGTAGTAGACTCGGGTATTCAGAGGGCTAATTTctcctctatccctcgttattttctAACCGATTATAATTTTAGTTATGTGGATCCATATTCTTACCCAGAAGGAACCTATTATTTTAATAAGGTGGATTCAATTTATTACGCACGAACGATTAGTATAGCTTTCTTGAGCTGTGAAAAGCAAGTGATTAATTCAGAGTACAGTGATTTGAACATTCCAACTAATTGCTCTGAGAAGGGAGTATATTCTTCCAAGTACTCTTCATCATCTTCCCAGATGCATAGATATGTTGCATATGATCTCACTCCATTACCAGAGGAGGTGGAGGAATCTTGCCGACTAGATATAATATCCCTAATATCGTTGGAAGCCGATGGATATACAGAAGCAGCCCATCGATATAAAAAAGCAGCTCCTTCCTGCGAAGAGATCCACAACGAATTGTTATATGGTTTTATGCTTTATTGGTTCCAAGTTTATTGTAAATGCGACGCCGGACCAACCGATTGCTACCTCGATGAGTACGCGAGTAAAATTCAATGCTGGAACAGGACTACAGATCAAG GATTCTTCGAAAGACTTGAGGAGGTATACAATG ATGTTACTTACGGACTCGGGAAAGCATCGGAAGCCATAA CACGAGGAAAGTTACCTGAAGCCCTATATGCAGCAGTACATTACCACGATATGTGGACAAGGCCAG gAGGAACTGCGTACCAATGA
- the LOC109001065 gene encoding uncharacterized protein LOC109001065 isoform X3: protein MIQSVNMLSLSMARGIMSFPAVLTALFVLLLFHQTCSVKDIHLTEAGNGTCSPSSCGSIQNISYPFRLMEDPPNCGDQRYKLSCENNIAVLYLYGGKYYVREINYSDYTIRVVDSGIQRANFSSIPRYFLTDYNFSYVDPYSYPEGTYYFNKVDSIYYARTISIAFLSCEKQVINSEYSDLNIPTNCSEKGVYSSKYSSSSSQMHRYVAYDLTPLPEEVEESCRLDIISLISLEADGYTEAAHRYKKAAPSCEEIHNELLYGFMLYWFQVYCKCDAGPTDCYLDEYASKIQCWNRTTDQGFFERLEEVYNDVTYGLGKASEAIRKSKSTKATAVKMSHVFKLERKSDGWAAASTM, encoded by the exons ATGATTCAGTCAGTCaatatgctctctctctcaatggcAAGAGGAATCATGAGCTTCCCTGCAGTACTCACAGCCCTTTTCGTTCTTTTGCTATTTCATCAAACTTGCAGTGTTAAGGATATTCATCTTACCGAGGCAGGAAACGGTACTTGTTCTCCTTCTTCCTGTGGCAGTATCCAAAACATAAGCTATCCATTTCGATTAATGGAGGATCCACCAAACTGCGGCGACCAAAGGTATAAGCTGTCTTGTGAGAACAACATTGCTGTCTTATACTTATATGGTGGAAAGTACTATGTTCGGGAAATCAATTACAGTGACTACACAATCCGAGTAGTAGACTCGGGTATTCAGAGGGCTAATTTctcctctatccctcgttattttctAACCGATTATAATTTTAGTTATGTGGATCCATATTCTTACCCAGAAGGAACCTATTATTTTAATAAGGTGGATTCAATTTATTACGCACGAACGATTAGTATAGCTTTCTTGAGCTGTGAAAAGCAAGTGATTAATTCAGAGTACAGTGATTTGAACATTCCAACTAATTGCTCTGAGAAGGGAGTATATTCTTCCAAGTACTCTTCATCATCTTCCCAGATGCATAGATATGTTGCATATGATCTCACTCCATTACCAGAGGAGGTGGAGGAATCTTGCCGACTAGATATAATATCCCTAATATCGTTGGAAGCCGATGGATATACAGAAGCAGCCCATCGATATAAAAAAGCAGCTCCTTCCTGCGAAGAGATCCACAACGAATTGTTATATGGTTTTATGCTTTATTGGTTCCAAGTTTATTGTAAATGCGACGCCGGACCAACCGATTGCTACCTCGATGAGTACGCGAGTAAAATTCAATGCTGGAACAGGACTACAGATCAAG GATTCTTCGAAAGACTTGAGGAGGTATACAATG ATGTTACTTACGGACTCGGGAAAGCATCGGAAGCCATAA GAAAGAGTAAATCCACGAAAGCCACAGCGGTCAAGATGTCTCATGTCTTTAAGTTGGAAAGGAAATCGGACGGCTGGGCCGCTGCCTCCACAATGTAA
- the LOC109001065 gene encoding uncharacterized protein LOC109001065 isoform X2 encodes MIQSVNMLSLSMARGIMSFPAVLTALFVLLLFHQTCSVKDIHLTEAGNGTCSPSSCGSIQNISYPFRLMEDPPNCGDQRYKLSCENNIAVLYLYGGKYYVREINYSDYTIRVVDSGIQRANFSSIPRYFLTDYNFSYVDPYSYPEGTYYFNKVDSIYYARTISIAFLSCEKQVINSEYSDLNIPTNCSEKGVYSSKYSSSSSQMHRYVAYDLTPLPEEVEESCRLDIISLISLEADGYTEAAHRYKKAAPSCEEIHNELLYGFMLYWFQVYCKCDAGPTDCYLDEYASKIQCWNRTTDQGFFERLEEVYNDVTYGLGKASEAITRGKLPEALYAAVHYHDMWTRPGKSKSTKATAVKMSHVFKLERKSDGWAAASTM; translated from the exons ATGATTCAGTCAGTCaatatgctctctctctcaatggcAAGAGGAATCATGAGCTTCCCTGCAGTACTCACAGCCCTTTTCGTTCTTTTGCTATTTCATCAAACTTGCAGTGTTAAGGATATTCATCTTACCGAGGCAGGAAACGGTACTTGTTCTCCTTCTTCCTGTGGCAGTATCCAAAACATAAGCTATCCATTTCGATTAATGGAGGATCCACCAAACTGCGGCGACCAAAGGTATAAGCTGTCTTGTGAGAACAACATTGCTGTCTTATACTTATATGGTGGAAAGTACTATGTTCGGGAAATCAATTACAGTGACTACACAATCCGAGTAGTAGACTCGGGTATTCAGAGGGCTAATTTctcctctatccctcgttattttctAACCGATTATAATTTTAGTTATGTGGATCCATATTCTTACCCAGAAGGAACCTATTATTTTAATAAGGTGGATTCAATTTATTACGCACGAACGATTAGTATAGCTTTCTTGAGCTGTGAAAAGCAAGTGATTAATTCAGAGTACAGTGATTTGAACATTCCAACTAATTGCTCTGAGAAGGGAGTATATTCTTCCAAGTACTCTTCATCATCTTCCCAGATGCATAGATATGTTGCATATGATCTCACTCCATTACCAGAGGAGGTGGAGGAATCTTGCCGACTAGATATAATATCCCTAATATCGTTGGAAGCCGATGGATATACAGAAGCAGCCCATCGATATAAAAAAGCAGCTCCTTCCTGCGAAGAGATCCACAACGAATTGTTATATGGTTTTATGCTTTATTGGTTCCAAGTTTATTGTAAATGCGACGCCGGACCAACCGATTGCTACCTCGATGAGTACGCGAGTAAAATTCAATGCTGGAACAGGACTACAGATCAAG GATTCTTCGAAAGACTTGAGGAGGTATACAATG ATGTTACTTACGGACTCGGGAAAGCATCGGAAGCCATAA CACGAGGAAAGTTACCTGAAGCCCTATATGCAGCAGTACATTACCACGATATGTGGACAAGGCCAG GAAAGAGTAAATCCACGAAAGCCACAGCGGTCAAGATGTCTCATGTCTTTAAGTTGGAAAGGAAATCGGACGGCTGGGCCGCTGCCTCCACAATGTAA